The Gossypium arboreum isolate Shixiya-1 chromosome 6, ASM2569848v2, whole genome shotgun sequence DNA window TATAAGCAGCATCACATACAAAAGGAATGTCAGCGTACATACCGGCAAGTGCACATCTTATGCACTCCAAAATGGTGAAGAGGTAAGCAAATGCCACGGCTGTCCAAAATTGCATCCCGAACTTACCCCAATATATTGCGAGTGGCATCCACCGGCTCACGGTCCCTATTACCTGCAAGGCAATTTCCAATAACATGCCCATCACAACATGAAATCGGAAAAAATGGGGCCATTCTTTTCTTCTCACTATCCCTAGATATGCAACAAAGAAATATGCCATTAAGAACCAGCTCGGTAAACTTCCAATGGCTCCGAGAAACGGATAGGTCAAAAACTCAAAGTCTTCTAAAAATGGGTGTAAATGATATGCTGTTTCTGCATACATCCACGTCTCGTGAAGAGGCATTAAATAAGGAAGGCACGCTAAAGTCCTCCACCACCATTTGGGTTTCTTAGTCATCGGTGGAAAACGAAAACTGTACGGGACATCCTTTGAAGCTCGAGGCACCAAATTAGATCCACGACGCCTAGGTAATGACGGTAAAGCTTGTGATAGACCACCTAGATCCCCACTCAACAATGGAGATGATGCAGCAGAAAGGCGCAAGAAAGGCACATCTACGAGATTGGACAGTTTGTACAAacgaaaaaataagaaaaattgttCGGAATGGAGGCATTTATCAATGCAAGACCACAGAATGGAAaaaccaaaaattgtgtaagccATTGCATATACCTCCAGATTCACTGCTGCTTCGAAATAGAGCTGTGGTAGTCAAATGATGAGAGCATGCAAAACTAGAGCTACACGGCACAGGCTTACGAAGCCTTGAACTCACCGAAACAGACCTCAACGGAAAGGTAAAGCCATTCAGAATCATGGCAGCACTACCTGTTGAAGAGACAATGTTCGTGATTTTTTATCGGATAGGTAGAGCAAAAACGGGGAAAATGTTAAAACAGAACAAGATCAACTATCAAATCCCACTCATTCAAATGATCCAAAACATAAAGTCGTGAAAACACACCAGACTATACCACATCTAAAATTTCGTATCGGAGGATGTATCTTTGTACTAATCGAGGAATGTCGGACCCCAAATCGTCACTTGCACATGAAAATTTTTTAGTAAAGACTACCAAAAAAAATCCTCTGCAACTATCACAGTAAATTCCTAGTACCAATACAAGCATTAGTATTTCTGGTTCAACATTGTTCACATTTTTTATCATTGGTTCTTAAACATATGAGGAACATGCTTACTCAAACATAACACTAATTTAAAACATATTACAAAACAAATCAAAAGAAAAAACATAACACTAATTTATTATTCAATCCCAGCAACAAAGTAAATATAAtactaaaaaaaaagagaaatcttttacataaTTAAGCAATTGAAATGAATGTTTTACACTTAAAAGCTTTCAACCcaacaattaaaagaaaaatccaaATAAAATCCTCAAATTTAAAACCTAATAACCATCTTTTGAACCCAATGCTAAGCTCATTTGATAAAGAAacaaaaaccccaaaaaaaaatcaACGAAAAATTTTGCTTAACCGGGTAGAATTACAGGAAAAGAAGTTACCTTGAATTGAAAAAAGCAACGAAGCAAAGCAGCTTGAAATGCTATAGCTAAATGGGTAGTGTTTTATGACTGCCTGCTATGGATTTTCGTCATCGTAAATTCTATCTTGTTTTTCCTGGGAAAGGAAGGGCCAACTTTTTTAGCTTTACTTGTGGCTAGGGATGGGAAAAAAACATGGGCATGGCTTTTGGCCCGATCCGACCCGATAGGGTCCAGGTTTCAGGTCCAATTGGGTCTAGTTTTTCAAATAATCAGATCGGGTTTTGGGAAATCCATTTCGCTCGTCTCGATAttattatcaaaatatctctTTATATATAACACTAATTTAAATATgtatgataataaattttatataaacatatgttttaatataattatacttagaaaacaattaataatatcattaaaagataattaaaaataaaaaaaatattattatattttgttcaaaatatttaataattttaatatttatggcATATAGGATTAGGGCGATTGGAGTCAAGGTGAATTTGAGATAAGTAAATTGATATTTAATTTCGAGTCAGGTTTGGTTGTATTAGAGGTCTATTGAAGTGGGCAAAAAATTACCCCTACCTCGTTGCCATTTCTATTTACTGGTCACAGAAACTGACgtggaaattaattaaaaaaggatGTCAAAACTTTTTATTAGTCTTTGTACCATgcttaaattatgaatttaatcattatagTATAGTCTAATCACTTTTAGTCTATacattttttgaattttgaattttgaattttgaattttgaattttgatacAAGCGGTAGAAGTATACTCCGTTAGGTCAAATTCTACCATTAGTCTCGTACTATACATAAGTTGTAAATTTAGTCTCCATTCTTCAATTTACCACTATAGTCATTATGCTTTTTGAATAATCCTGATTTAAAAGGTAGTTATTAAATTcattaactaaaataataataataaattgtgTGAATATTATGTGAAAATAGTAAGATGACATGGCACTACATGTATGATAATTTTGAAAACAGCAAACGTTAATAGTTACTGCTTGGGacaaaactaaaatttcaagatatgcaagaattaaaaatgatcaaactagaatataaagactaaatccTTAGATTATGTGTAGTACAGGGACTAAAACTAGAATTTGACCAAATAAAAAAAGGTAATGCTTTTGGAACAAAGTTGTGGCATGGGATTCGGATTTTAAATTGGTGTCAAATTGAAAACGCAAATACACTTTTAGGAAGAAATTAAGTTATGCTTCTGTGATGCTCTTGTATTGTTTTTTCTTTCTACgttttttttgtttgatttatCATAATCTTTTTCAACAATTTTTTCTTAGTTTGAGAGAACggatttaaaatttctttatttttgtgCATTTGATACAAGGCCCCCTTCACCTATAAATTCTTTTTCTTCTTGATTTCGATTCTCTAATCTAATAATTTGTTTTTCATTTGATGCTATAAGGgagtccctttttttttttatttttttaataatatttttattaatgttcCTAGAGGGACCAAACTAGATGACTAGTTGCAAAATGACATAAATCCGAACTACGTTAACAAACTTGATGTATTGCATTATTGTCTTGTTCTATTTCTTgatataacaaacacaataaaagcaattcaaattattttcacataaattaaaaaataaacatatattccATTTCATTGAATatattaatttaacaaattactATTcccaaaaaattatataattattctTCAATAATCCCATATTCTTTGTTTTTCTACTATAGtctaaagaaataataaataacttAGAAAATTAGAGACACAATGAAGACTTATTTGTCCATTTAAATTACAAAtccaatgaaaaaaaaaatgtacaTAAAAACATGTTCAACACATTCCATGTGCATAATATTATATTCCTTCTGCTAACCAACCAGAATCCTAATTTGTTGATATTATTGACATGAGATTGATTTTGTCAAAAGAAATTTGTGTAGTGTCATCTACTAGGAGCTTGTAGACCTTTAAACGAGTTGTATTATCTCTAGTGGGAGCTTTGTTTATTGTCTCCTTTAAGAGTTCGAATGCCTGAAAATGGTCTATAATCAAACCATGTTGCTGCTCTATAAACCTGTCATTGACGTATCTTTAAACAAAATCTTTATTAAAGATAATATCGAACATataatattttacaaatttttctcgaaaaatataaataattttgattGCAACAAGTTTAAGGCatcatataatatttaattttgattttattgtTAAGAGAGAATAAAATTTTACTTGCATTTTAAGAAACAAAACTTATTTTttagtcataaaaacataaaagggAAGATTTTAGGTTCACTTTCTTTTTTTACTTTAAAAGGCAAGAATGATGACAACAAAATTAGTTGCACTTTATTTTTGGTATGAACTTATTAGATACCatttacatacatatatatatatatatatatatatatatcagattttgattaaatttaaagTCGACTCAAGTTAAAtctttaaatgaaaaaaaaattcttttaattttttcattcatGAGATTAAAATTGAATGTATACTAATCACGTAAAAATGGAAACATCAcaaattattatacatttaaaatattaaaattggaaaaaatattataaaaatgaataatatattttaataatattaatgatgtttattttatattttattaaaagggtaaaTTATTGTTATGTAACACAATGCATATaatttttcctttgaccaaatactatatacataaTTTTCACCTTTTAAAAATTGGGAATTAGACAGAATCCCATGATTCATGTGTTCTTGAATTGCACATAAATATTCAATCACCAacccaaaaaataatatttaaaaaatataaagaaagaTCAGCTAATTCCACTAAACGTCCCTAGATTATTGTAGGTGTCCTAAATTGGACAATGAACTTTAAAATACTCTAATTAAGTCCATATCAATCAAATTATTCCATCAGCTTAGCCGTTGATTTAggaattaaatgcttattcaaaTATGACACAAATATCTATTGTAATCACAACTTGAATATCACATAGTAAAAGAAAATACAACATCGATAAAATCAAAGAGGActctttcttattattttaacctCTCAAATCAAATTTGATGGTAAAAGTACAATGGAGGCATTTATATAATGAGTCAAATTGTATTTTGCTCCCTCTACtagaaaatagataaattagtccTTGTACATTAAATTAAAGAGCAAAATGGTTATTCAGAATAAGGTTACATGTTTCAACTGCAAAAGTGAatggaatttttaacaaaaagaacCAATGTGCTCTTTTGAGAAAAGGGGGCAAATTGCAATCTGATTCCTcttcatgatacttttaccacAATGCTCCACGTCTAACATTTAATGTCTAAGCTGAAAGAAGGTATTTGATATTCAAAACATAGGTTTTGAAGTTTAGAGATGAAATTAAAATGTAGAGCATAATGGAGGATGTAATTGCAATTAATccagaaaaaaatatataaaacaaagactttaaaaaaatatattgaagAAAAAGAGAGTTCGTTAGGCAAATGCCGGTAAGCGTATAGAAGCATACGCGTGGTAATAACGTGTGTGTTTGTCACTCTCACCAACTGCAAAGTACAGCTAACATTTTTAGTCTCTCtctcactatttttttttttattgcttgttttttagtttattaattattttaaaacaaccaTATCCGATAGCTTTAGATGTTTCCtacccatttttttaaaaaaataatcctAAAATTGGTCTACTTTTACTTTTAATACCTGTACTCTTTATACATTTTTGAATTGATCCTTTTATTTAACCCCTCTATTTtcttttgaatttattaattgaaGTCAAATTGATAACACTTTTACAAAACTTCAGCTAAATTAAATTATGCGATAGTTTTGAAATATAAAAGTTACTCACCTGGCCAATACTACACGTTTGTAAGCTTAAATAAGCAAATAAAAATGTTGAATCTGAAATTTAAAGGTTTTTTTCTTTTGCATCTAGGTTGTAAGATATTTCGACATTGATTTAGGGAAACAAAGTAAAAAtcgatattttttatttatttatcaacttTCATCGTGtgagtaatttttttaaaaatgaattaaaaaagcATATAATAGAATTGGACGGAAGTTCTTTGATAATAAAGTTGTTCATAAGTTGGGTGACCTGTTCAGCACAATCTGTCTGATTTAACTTGGGTTGGGGTTGGATAAAAAGTTTTGTCTataaacaaccacaaatttaaatatatacaaaTACTAATATAAAAATGATTAGTATTTTGTACACCAATAGCGCACATTTTTTATTTCAcaaatagttttaaaaaattatcatgtctctttttaaaaatatatatatttttaatattttacaataACCTTACATAACACTTGTCAAACCGTAACACTACTACCAAGTATGATTCCATATAAAAAAACATACATTTTTTAAAAAGCGGGTCTCGACTGGACTCAACCCATGTATCAAATAAActtcaattattaaataaaaaaaataaaagaattaaattccaaaaagtATAAACACTAAGAGCAGAATTAAACCCCTAAAAAAAGTCGCCATTTTTATGCGTTAAAAGAAGGTTTAAGGGCGGGTAATAGGTCTACCAACTGGTAGTTAGCATTTGAACTCTCTTTAACTTAagcaatgaaaaaaaaaaaaaaccaacaccCACCCTTTTGTTTTTGGTCCtccatttttgcttaaaaccaacacccaaaaaaagaaaataataaaagacCCATCTTTATTGCCTCTTGTGTTTTTTGgtccctattttttttttgtttattacaCGTGAGATATTCTTTGTAAGAAGATTTGACAAATTAAGCAACTATTGTTGTTTGGTTTCTCAAATATTCTTCATCATCATcgtttcttaaaattaaaatattacagTTGTTGTcatcaattattattattatttgtttatttatttattttgggtatagaattattttaataataaattaataatattttcttttggGTTGGTGTCAATGTTCCAATGATAAGGAAGAAGGGAGAGAGCTGGTTTCGTTTATGATTATATTTCTTgggattgttttttttttttttttgtctcctTGTTTTCAAGCTTCTTCCTTTTTTCCAGGTATTTTCACTTTTAATCCTTCTTTGTTCTGAATCTTTAGTTTTTAAGAAGCTTTAATGGTTGATTTTaatgaaaaaaagatgataaCTTCGAAAGTTTTTTAAGCTTGTTACGGTTCATTTGGTTGTTCTGGCTATTTGAGTAACAGTGGGTACTTAGTGATGATGATTGATGAAGGATGAAACTGAAaagaagttaaaaaaaaaaaagaagcaaaaaaGTTGTAAACTTtgtactttttttcttcttttttccccTTATAGAAATCTGGGTTTTCAATTATGGTTCTTCTGGGTATTTGAGTAACAGTGGGTACATAGTGATGATAGTGATGagggatgaaattgaaaaaaaaagagcaaaaaagTTGTAAACTTTgtactatttttcccttttaaactCTGGGTTTTCACTGTTCTTTAATTATGTGTTTTCCATGATTATCTGCTTGTTTTTATCTGAATTTTAGGCTTTGCTTATGCTTCTTTTTgcttgtttctctgttttattgaTTTTGTTTCGGCATTATTTGGTTCATGTTCGGATTTTGTGTTTATCGATAGAATTAGAGAACTTTGAAATAgctttgatttatatatatatatatatgttattatgcaGCAATCATTTTGATTTCTGGGGGAAACTGGTGATGCTTTAATGGCTACTTATTATCCAAGTTTTACCAATCGGAGAGATGATTTATCGATCGAGGACGAAAAACCAGTACCTTACCGAGCTTCTTCAATGGGGGAATTCACAGGGATCTTGTCTGGTACTTCATTGATTCCGCCTTGTAGTGACTCGTTACAAACGGTGAACGGGCGGTTAAACATTACAACAAGCGTGGTGAATTGTCAATCTCAGGGACTATCTCTTAGTCTTGGATCGGAGATACCACCAGATGTTTCTTTGCCTTCGTTGCCGTGTCAATACCAGGCTTATTCTGATATATATCAGTTTCAACCGGGCTTTACGAGTACTATTTCGAACTCGAAATATCTCAAGGTTGTTCAAGATTTGCTTAACGAAGTGATTAATGTACAACAAGCTTTGAGACAACCCGATTTCGATAAAAACATGAGCTCTCAACTGAAATCATCCGAGTCTAACGAGTCGATTAATAACCTTTCCAAGATATCACCTACGGAACGACAAGAATTGCAGAACAAGAAGACAAGGCTCTTGTCCATGCTTGATGAGGTGCGCCTTTAATAGTGTTTTCGATGTTAATTGAACTTTGCTTGTCTCGCAAGATTGTTAATGATTGTTTTTTTGTTATATAGGTTGATAGACGATACAGGCAATATTACCATCAGATGAAAATCTTGGTGTCGTCTTTCGACTCGGCAGCTGGTTGTGGGGCGGCTAAACCGTACACTTCACTTGCCCTGCAAACAATTTCCCAACATTTCCGTTGTTTACGTGATGCAATCAGCAACCAAATTCAATTGACACAAAGAAGTCTCGGAGAgcacgataattcatcgaacAATCAAGGATCAGTAATACCGCGTCTACGTTATGTCGATCATCAGCTTAGACAACAACGAGCTCTTCAACAATTCGGTGTGATGCGAAACGCTTGGAGGCCTCAACGAGGACTTCCTGAAAGCTCTGTTTCTGTCCTGCGCGCTTGGCTTTTTGAGCATTTTCTCCATCCGTACGTGCTCAGATCGTTATTTTCATGTTAATACTGAGACTTTCTGTTTTGTTAACCCTTTCCGAGTTTGTTTTTTTGGCCAGGTATCCAAAGGATTCGGAGAAAATAATGCTTGCAAAGCAGACAGGTCTGACCCGAAACCAGGTATGGAGACGAAAAATGCAATTATCTGACCCGTAAATCATTAGTAGCTAACAGTTTGTGTGGATCAGGTTGCAAACTGGTTCATCAATGCTCGGGTGCGTCTTTGGAAACCAATGATCGAAGAGATGTACAAAGAAGAGTTTGGTGAAATGGACTCGAACTTCAAATCTTCTTTGGAAAATGCAGCCAAAGCAACTGGTGAGAATTCTTCGGCATCCGAGGATAGAGGCGAAGAGTTGCACGAGAATATTACATCCAAAGTTGCTTGTGCTGATAATATCCAACCAGGACAAGTTCAATACCCGAAACCGGATCATATCCCCGATGTAGAACCGAACAGGCCAACCGCAAGATCAATGTACCAAAACATTGCTAACCCTTATCCCAACACTGTAATCCCATCCAACCAACATGGTCATGGTACCCTTATGACCGGTGATACCATGTATGACTTAACAGAATTGAACGGTTTTGCGGTTGGCAATCAAGTTTCACTTGCACTCGGTTTACAGAATCATGAAAACAAAGTATTTACCATGTCCGGATCAACTAACCACAAGGTGGATTCGTCGGTAGGATCAGAGACGGTGGATTTCCGTTTCATGGAACCAGGAAATCAACAAGACAGGTTTGGAAATTCTCATATATTGCATGATTTTGTAGTCTGATGAAGAACTTTCGCCTCGAGCGAGCTTTCCGGGTGGGGGACACACGATACGATGACAAACCGAAGCATTGTCATGTGTTTCATTTTCGATCGAAGCATTGTCATGATAGAATATAGATATGGGTATATGATAGACTCATCTGTAACATACAAATATATTGTTGTAGcaggtatatatatacatatattgtaaaGATATGGTAAGAAAAAAATTGATATATATAGCTTCTGTATGAATAAAGATTCTTTGTATAAGTGTATTCTCATTTGTGATATTGATGTATGCTATTTTTGGAAATACATATGATTAGAAGTAAAACTGAATTTCGGAAAATCACGTATATTACCAACCCTTAATTACGCTCGCTGATTCCACTAGAAAAATCACGTATATTGCTAACACACACAATAATCTTATCATCTTTGatctaatttaaaaaatataattaatccaaacCTAAATTCGATTCAATTTAATTCCTattaaattaaactcattcattCCGAAACTACCCACAATTGACAGGTTGACATGAATGTTGCTAATGAACTCAATGCCA harbors:
- the LOC108465435 gene encoding BEL1-like homeodomain protein 7 translates to MATYYPSFTNRRDDLSIEDEKPVPYRASSMGEFTGILSGTSLIPPCSDSLQTVNGRLNITTSVVNCQSQGLSLSLGSEIPPDVSLPSLPCQYQAYSDIYQFQPGFTSTISNSKYLKVVQDLLNEVINVQQALRQPDFDKNMSSQLKSSESNESINNLSKISPTERQELQNKKTRLLSMLDEVDRRYRQYYHQMKILVSSFDSAAGCGAAKPYTSLALQTISQHFRCLRDAISNQIQLTQRSLGEHDNSSNNQGSVIPRLRYVDHQLRQQRALQQFGVMRNAWRPQRGLPESSVSVLRAWLFEHFLHPYPKDSEKIMLAKQTGLTRNQVANWFINARVRLWKPMIEEMYKEEFGEMDSNFKSSLENAAKATGENSSASEDRGEELHENITSKVACADNIQPGQVQYPKPDHIPDVEPNRPTARSMYQNIANPYPNTVIPSNQHGHGTLMTGDTMYDLTELNGFAVGNQVSLALGLQNHENKVFTMSGSTNHKVDSSVGSETVDFRFMEPGNQQDRFGNSHILHDFVV
- the LOC108465436 gene encoding protein TIC 20-I, chloroplastic-like isoform X1, producing the protein MILNGFTFPLRSVSVSSRLRKPVPCSSSFACSHHLTTTALFRSSSESGDVPFLRLSAASSPLLSGDLGGLSQALPSLPRRRGSNLVPRASKDVPYSFRFPPMTKKPKWWWRTLACLPYLMPLHETWMYAETAYHLHPFLEDFEFLTYPFLGAIGSLPSWFLMAYFFVAYLGIVRRKEWPHFFRFHVVMGMLLEIALQVIGTVSRWMPLAIYWGKFGMQFWTAVAFAYLFTILECIRCALAGMYADIPFVCDAAYIQIPYD
- the LOC108465436 gene encoding protein TIC 20-I, chloroplastic-like isoform X2; its protein translation is MILNGFTFPLRSVSVSSRLRKPVPCSSSFACSHHLTTTALFRSSSESGDVPFLRLSAASSPLLSGDLGGLSQALPSLPRRRGSNLVPRASKDVPYSFRFPPMTKKPKWWWRTLACLPYLMPLHETWM